A single genomic interval of Stieleria maiorica harbors:
- a CDS encoding proton-conducting transporter transmembrane domain-containing protein → MALTIVMIAALPAVMLLALAAAVPRRVADAAAPQLRRWVTAIATLQLGIAVTLTIGVALRTVLGEAAPTAVQAAFPVAVGSSLPIHLDGVSSLMWLMVSFIGWVICRYSIRYLDGDPSQGNYFRWTGLTLAAVSLMVLSGHLLLFYVAWLMTSFGLHHLLLHDPTRRAAQRAAWTKFTIIRIGDVSLAIAFLMIYGEFGTARLGEIFAEIEETAAAGVRLQVASLLLVVAASIKSAQFPFHIWLPQTLDTPTPVSALMHAGIVNAGGYLIIRTSPIVSTAPWTLAVLAIFGTVTAAYAAIVMMTQTSVKKSLAYSTIAQMGFMMMQCGLGAFSAALLHVLAHSMYKAHAFLASGNVITERSRAGALAMPKTIADGPKLEAPKRRVTWIAAAALSLSALTGASLILGLDPSTKPGGFVLGAVVFLAITQWLEKVFSSGDRPLVVRSITTAGVLYLLYAASYRVVDGLAAGSVPVASFSTLQWSVIGLAVGCGFAGLLAMDQATSRRDGPVRFGRWFVHASNGFYVESTLRRVFGSLASS, encoded by the coding sequence ATGGCGCTGACGATTGTAATGATAGCCGCATTGCCGGCGGTGATGCTGCTCGCCCTGGCGGCTGCGGTGCCCCGCCGCGTCGCCGACGCCGCGGCACCGCAGCTCCGTCGCTGGGTGACCGCGATCGCGACGCTGCAGCTGGGAATCGCCGTCACGCTGACGATCGGTGTTGCCCTGCGGACGGTCCTGGGCGAGGCCGCCCCCACCGCAGTGCAGGCCGCGTTTCCCGTCGCCGTCGGGAGCTCCTTGCCGATTCATTTGGACGGCGTTTCGAGCTTGATGTGGTTGATGGTCAGTTTCATCGGCTGGGTGATTTGTCGCTACTCGATTCGGTATCTCGATGGCGATCCTTCCCAAGGCAACTACTTTCGCTGGACCGGTCTGACGCTGGCCGCGGTTTCCTTGATGGTCCTGTCGGGTCACTTGCTGTTGTTCTACGTCGCCTGGCTGATGACCAGTTTCGGGCTGCATCATTTGCTGCTGCACGATCCGACGCGGCGAGCGGCGCAGCGTGCCGCTTGGACAAAGTTTACGATCATCCGCATCGGTGACGTGTCCTTGGCGATCGCGTTCCTAATGATCTACGGAGAATTCGGCACGGCACGGCTGGGCGAGATTTTCGCGGAGATCGAAGAAACCGCGGCGGCCGGCGTCAGGCTTCAAGTCGCATCGTTGTTGTTGGTCGTGGCAGCATCGATCAAATCCGCGCAGTTTCCCTTCCACATCTGGCTCCCACAAACCCTCGACACGCCAACTCCGGTGTCTGCACTGATGCATGCGGGCATCGTCAATGCCGGCGGATACTTGATCATTCGCACCAGCCCGATCGTTTCCACCGCTCCGTGGACACTCGCGGTGCTCGCCATCTTCGGTACCGTCACGGCCGCCTACGCGGCGATTGTGATGATGACTCAAACGAGTGTGAAGAAGTCGCTGGCATATTCGACGATCGCCCAGATGGGGTTCATGATGATGCAGTGTGGGCTGGGCGCGTTCTCGGCGGCCTTGCTGCACGTGTTGGCGCACTCGATGTACAAGGCGCACGCGTTTCTGGCCAGCGGCAACGTAATCACCGAGCGATCCCGTGCGGGCGCTTTGGCGATGCCGAAGACTATCGCAGACGGCCCGAAACTCGAAGCTCCCAAACGCCGGGTCACGTGGATCGCGGCGGCCGCGTTGTCGCTCTCCGCATTGACCGGTGCAAGTCTGATTCTGGGGCTTGACCCCTCGACCAAACCCGGTGGGTTTGTCCTGGGTGCCGTCGTGTTCCTGGCGATCACCCAGTGGTTAGAAAAGGTGTTTTCCAGCGGTGATCGACCGCTCGTGGTGCGAAGTATCACGACCGCCGGCGTGCTGTATCTGCTCTATGCGGCCTCCTACCGCGTCGTCGATGGCCTTGCCGCCGGCAGCGTGCCGGTCGCGTCCTTTTCGACCCTCCAATGGTCGGTCATCGGTTTGGCCGTCGGTTGTGGTTTCGCCGGACTGTTGGCGATGGATCAAGCGACGTCGCGACGTGATGGTCCGGTCCGGTTCGGTCGCTGGTTCGTGCATGCCAGCAACGGCTTCTACGTCGAGAGCACCCTGCGAAGGGTCTTCGGATCACTTGCCTCCAGTTAA
- a CDS encoding helix-turn-helix transcriptional regulator — MKSDVKKKTRAAKSRELTQPPGSSPGTAAAGGRDDKAKESGSRWTFLTNHSHVLIVLHAEPDLVLREVAARVGITERAVQRVVQDLEEEGFIRRERVGRQNRYEVRTDVPLRHPIESHRTIGDLLQLITG; from the coding sequence ATGAAATCCGACGTCAAGAAGAAAACCCGCGCGGCGAAGTCCCGCGAACTAACGCAACCCCCTGGTTCCTCCCCCGGGACGGCCGCTGCCGGCGGTCGGGACGACAAGGCCAAGGAGAGCGGCTCGCGGTGGACTTTTTTGACGAACCATTCCCACGTGTTGATCGTGTTGCACGCCGAGCCAGACTTGGTCCTGCGGGAAGTGGCAGCACGGGTGGGGATCACCGAACGCGCGGTTCAGCGGGTGGTGCAAGACCTGGAGGAGGAGGGATTCATCCGCCGCGAGCGTGTCGGTCGCCAGAACCGTTACGAAGTGCGGACGGACGTACCGCTGCGGCACCCGATCGAATCCCATCGCACCATCGGTGATCTGCTGCAATTGATCACCGGCTAA
- a CDS encoding chloride channel protein encodes MNRLQNLLKRFELHSLGKWIFLASLIGVVAGLGAIAFDVLGQIVVRYSVTQFAGYQPLDAAGEHQRFEYQSDFFSPWMIVAVMAVGGLLSGILVYAVAPEAEGAGTDAAIDAFHNKRGKIRARIPFIKTLASAITLGTGGSGGREGPIALIGAGFGSWLATRLKLSNRERRVLLAAGMGAGIGAIFRAPLAGAVFAGEILYSDADLEADVLVPAATASVIAYSVYVQSLPVESRFIPLFGADLEHTFVSPLQLPAYVVLAVVLFVIGAVYVKTLFATQAMFKRLPIIPHVRPAIGAALAGTFGVGLYLGFDRDPNLLGSLGTGYGVLQIALTTADQIGIACVVMVAMAKILTTALTIGSGGSGGVFGPSMVIGGCTGAAVGLAFQQAWPDLFTEPEAFAVVGMAGFFSGIARAPISTIIMVRALTGDYGLLLPTMLVSTLTFMFSQHFRLYHNQPPTRMESMAHRGDFIVDVLEGLSVGDLYQKNRNLILIPEGMTLDTIVHRLASTHQDYFPVVDENQKMVGIFSDDDVRAYLYDDALWKLAVARDIMVDNFLYLTPQDDLNTALRRFTSHNLDELPVLDPDRPGVFLGMLRRKETIAAYNHRLMELKQTGED; translated from the coding sequence GTGAACCGTCTGCAGAATCTGCTGAAGCGATTCGAGCTGCATTCGCTGGGAAAGTGGATCTTTCTGGCTTCGTTGATCGGTGTCGTCGCCGGGCTGGGGGCGATCGCGTTTGATGTGCTCGGTCAGATCGTCGTCCGCTATTCGGTGACCCAGTTTGCCGGTTATCAACCGCTCGATGCGGCCGGCGAGCACCAACGATTTGAATATCAATCGGATTTTTTTTCGCCCTGGATGATCGTCGCCGTGATGGCGGTCGGCGGCTTGCTTTCGGGAATCCTGGTGTATGCCGTCGCCCCCGAAGCCGAGGGTGCCGGGACAGACGCGGCGATCGATGCGTTTCACAACAAACGCGGCAAGATTCGCGCCCGGATTCCGTTCATCAAGACGCTGGCCTCGGCGATCACGCTGGGCACCGGCGGCTCGGGGGGGCGGGAAGGACCGATCGCGTTGATCGGCGCCGGATTCGGTTCCTGGTTGGCGACGCGGCTGAAACTGTCCAACCGCGAACGACGGGTGTTGCTGGCCGCCGGGATGGGGGCGGGGATCGGAGCGATCTTTCGCGCACCACTGGCCGGTGCGGTGTTTGCCGGCGAAATCCTGTACAGCGACGCCGATCTGGAAGCCGACGTGCTGGTCCCGGCGGCCACGGCGTCAGTGATCGCCTACAGCGTTTACGTGCAATCGCTGCCGGTCGAGTCGCGATTCATTCCCTTGTTCGGCGCGGATCTGGAGCACACGTTTGTCTCACCGCTGCAATTGCCCGCCTATGTGGTGTTGGCCGTGGTGTTGTTCGTCATCGGCGCGGTTTACGTCAAGACGCTGTTCGCCACCCAGGCGATGTTTAAGCGGCTGCCGATCATTCCGCACGTGCGTCCGGCGATCGGCGCCGCCCTGGCCGGGACCTTCGGCGTCGGACTGTACCTCGGGTTTGATCGCGACCCCAATCTGCTCGGTTCCTTGGGCACCGGTTATGGGGTGCTGCAAATCGCGCTAACGACCGCCGACCAGATCGGGATCGCCTGCGTCGTGATGGTCGCGATGGCAAAGATCCTGACCACCGCGCTGACGATCGGGTCCGGCGGATCCGGCGGGGTGTTCGGACCGTCGATGGTGATCGGCGGTTGCACCGGGGCGGCCGTCGGATTGGCGTTCCAGCAGGCTTGGCCGGACCTGTTTACCGAACCGGAAGCCTTCGCCGTGGTCGGGATGGCGGGATTCTTTTCCGGGATCGCGCGGGCTCCCATCTCGACCATCATCATGGTCCGCGCCCTGACCGGCGATTACGGCCTGTTGCTGCCCACCATGTTGGTTTCCACGCTGACGTTCATGTTCAGCCAACACTTCCGGCTCTATCACAACCAGCCCCCGACGCGGATGGAATCGATGGCCCACCGCGGCGACTTCATCGTCGATGTGCTCGAAGGTCTTTCCGTCGGCGATCTGTACCAAAAGAATCGCAACCTGATCCTGATCCCCGAAGGCATGACGTTGGACACGATCGTGCATCGCCTGGCGTCGACGCATCAGGATTACTTCCCGGTCGTCGATGAGAATCAAAAGATGGTCGGGATCTTCAGTGACGACGACGTCCGCGCCTACTTGTACGACGACGCGCTGTGGAAACTGGCGGTCGCCCGCGACATCATGGTCGACAACTTTTTGTACCTGACCCCGCAAGACGATTTGAACACCGCGCTGCGCCGCTTCACGTCTCACAACCTGGATGAATTGCCCGTCCTGGATCCCGACCGGCCCGGCGTCTTCCTGGGCATGTTACGCCGCAAAGAAACCATCGCCGCCTACAACCATCGACTGATGGAACTGAAACAGACCGGCGAAGATTAG
- a CDS encoding sigma-54-dependent transcriptional regulator yields MPEPVRILIVDDEPHIRSGLAKGLAKSGDVIDTAGDVNHALDKLDQAQYQVVIADVRLPGDRDGLDLVSLIKQRSPETNTLVITAHGTVETAVDAMRRGAFDFITKPVDLNLIRQQVGRALDHGRLQSENRVLRDRLADAGAISEIIGNCTIMQELFQQLRQVADTDATVFIQGESGTGKELVARALHDLSSRSSGAFVAVNLGALPESLLESELFGHEKGSFTGASRQKPGCFEQARGGTLFLDEITEIPTKSQVDLLRVLETGQFQRVGGEDLMSSDARIVSATNKDPLALIDEGMFRDDLYYRLNIVPLVIPPLRKRRDDIPLLVEHFVKHFCGRHKRPVKQFTDDALAKLVAANWPGNVRQLRNVVERLVVTHVGQSIDADSLPPELTAVPAVASFEVRTLAEATEAAETEAIKVALASCGFHREQTAQALGVSVRTLHYKMSRYGLH; encoded by the coding sequence ATGCCCGAACCCGTCCGCATCTTGATCGTTGACGACGAGCCCCACATCCGCAGCGGATTGGCCAAGGGGCTCGCCAAATCCGGCGACGTCATCGACACGGCCGGCGACGTCAATCATGCGCTGGACAAATTGGACCAAGCCCAATACCAGGTCGTGATCGCCGATGTGCGATTGCCCGGCGATCGCGACGGGCTGGATCTGGTGTCCCTGATCAAACAGCGCTCCCCGGAAACCAACACGCTGGTCATCACCGCACATGGCACGGTGGAGACCGCCGTCGATGCGATGCGTCGCGGTGCGTTCGACTTCATCACCAAACCGGTCGATTTGAATTTGATTCGCCAGCAGGTTGGTCGGGCGCTCGACCACGGACGCTTGCAGAGCGAGAACCGAGTGTTGCGCGACCGTTTGGCCGACGCCGGTGCGATCTCCGAAATCATCGGCAACTGCACGATCATGCAGGAACTGTTCCAGCAGCTGCGTCAGGTCGCCGACACCGACGCGACGGTGTTCATCCAAGGCGAGAGCGGAACGGGTAAGGAACTGGTCGCCCGCGCGCTGCACGATTTGAGCAGCCGATCCAGCGGCGCGTTCGTTGCGGTGAATCTTGGGGCGCTGCCGGAGTCGCTTTTGGAAAGCGAGTTGTTCGGTCATGAGAAAGGATCGTTTACCGGGGCGTCACGCCAGAAACCTGGCTGCTTTGAACAGGCGCGCGGCGGCACGCTGTTTTTGGACGAGATCACCGAGATCCCGACCAAGAGCCAAGTCGATTTGTTACGCGTGTTGGAGACCGGACAGTTTCAACGCGTCGGCGGTGAAGACTTGATGAGTTCCGATGCCCGCATCGTTTCGGCGACCAACAAGGACCCGTTGGCGCTGATCGACGAAGGGATGTTTCGTGACGATTTGTACTATCGGTTGAACATCGTCCCGCTGGTGATCCCGCCGCTGCGGAAACGCCGCGATGACATCCCGCTGTTGGTCGAACACTTCGTCAAACACTTTTGCGGGCGACACAAACGTCCGGTCAAACAATTCACCGACGACGCGCTGGCGAAGTTGGTGGCGGCCAACTGGCCGGGCAACGTCCGCCAGCTACGCAACGTCGTCGAACGGTTGGTGGTCACGCACGTCGGCCAGAGCATCGATGCCGACAGCCTGCCGCCGGAATTGACGGCCGTTCCTGCCGTGGCATCCTTCGAAGTTCGGACGTTGGCCGAAGCGACCGAGGCGGCCGAGACGGAAGCCATCAAAGTCGCACTGGCGTCGTGCGGATTCCATCGCGAACAAACCGCCCAAGCACTCGGCGTGAGCGTTCGGACGTTGCATTACAAGATGAGCCGCTACGGGTTGCACTAG
- a CDS encoding carbonic anhydrase, which translates to MQKLVDGIHRFQRDLFSQDQQLFETLVEGQSPLALFITCSDSRIDPNRLTQTKPGELFIQRTAGNIVPPYGSVHGGEAATIEYAVSVLKVRDIVICGHSHCGAMAGLLDPGSIEKLPAVKAYLEHAEATRRIVEENYGHLTEPEKRLTLTVEENVLVQLESLRTHPSVAAAVGRGELKLHGWVYKFETGEVFGFDPDEAQFKPLADLAVPVDAQVRTLPPI; encoded by the coding sequence ATGCAAAAACTCGTCGACGGCATCCACCGATTTCAGCGTGATCTATTCAGCCAAGACCAACAGTTGTTCGAAACGTTGGTCGAAGGGCAAAGCCCTCTGGCGCTCTTCATCACTTGCTCGGACTCGCGGATCGATCCGAACCGATTGACGCAAACCAAACCCGGGGAATTGTTTATTCAACGGACCGCGGGGAATATCGTCCCACCCTACGGGAGTGTGCATGGCGGCGAGGCGGCGACGATCGAGTATGCGGTCAGTGTTTTGAAAGTCCGCGACATCGTGATTTGCGGACACAGTCACTGTGGGGCGATGGCCGGATTGCTGGATCCCGGATCGATCGAGAAACTGCCCGCGGTCAAGGCGTATCTGGAACACGCCGAAGCGACCCGCCGGATCGTGGAAGAAAACTATGGCCATCTGACCGAACCGGAAAAACGCCTGACGTTGACGGTGGAAGAAAACGTCTTGGTTCAATTGGAAAGCCTGCGGACGCACCCCTCGGTTGCCGCCGCGGTCGGACGCGGGGAGCTGAAACTGCACGGCTGGGTTTACAAATTCGAAACGGGCGAAGTGTTCGGCTTCGATCCCGACGAGGCCCAGTTCAAACCGCTGGCGGATCTGGCCGTGCCGGTCGACGCACAGGTCCGCACGCTGCCGCCGATCTAG
- a CDS encoding PSD1 and planctomycete cytochrome C domain-containing protein, whose translation MTGSAVAADGNAAAALTAEQTKFFETKIRPVLVRECYGCHSKQAGQSKGGLRLDTQAAMIDGGDSGPAIVPGDLEASLFFGAITHTDFVMPPKRKLTDAEIADFKAWILDGAPDPRVVTPVQTPAQTIDDETIAQAKRTFWAYQKPRRSEPPESSVASEQSTATAVTTIDRFLARKRADADLQPAADAPAQIVLRRLCFDLVGLPPTPEQLRWFDDAFDQDPDAAVARVVDRLLDSPQFGEHWGRHWLDVVRYAESTGREVNMTYPHAWRYRDYVINSFNADKPYNEFVQEQIAGDLMPAADDRQWSEHLVATGFLAIGTKNVNEQSGAQFAADLADEQIDATTRVFLGTSVACARCHDHKFDPIRQTDYYAMAGIFRSTKTFFGTPPSQYGSFGGPQQRRQSSLILLPTPDEEPIGRSYSADELQQLHQDIRDRQADLVGLRSGNTTSSRRPGATPQQMRIRLTNELGELSAKLGVVDENGQPRSYCMGVQDGDTVGDAPLLVRGEIDQPAGRIKRDLPVALRDVSLNPKPGTSGRLELARWIGSDENSLAARVMVNRIWQHVFGQGIVPTTEDFGMTGTPPSHPELLDHLAIEFVQSDWSVKTMIRQMMLTRAYRMQSTYDVASHEADPDNRLLWRANVKRLGAESLRDAMLSIAGELETERPVGSKVAQAGYTRVRNGQLSDPRDAIRRSLQTTLTSRRGQVGQIFDRMRNGSPRQQAQARSQLRSAMGDRQIREMAASAHDEGSLDSVSDDHRSVYLPVVRDFVPRSLEVFDFADPSMVIGTREASNTPNQALYMLNNPLTMRLSESFAERLISEGGSTKERVEMAFVLAYGRPPSAEERAASHRFLNSSGLLPKSAYAAFCQSLFAAAEFRYLN comes from the coding sequence GTGACCGGATCGGCTGTCGCAGCCGATGGCAACGCGGCGGCAGCGTTGACGGCCGAACAGACAAAGTTTTTTGAAACCAAGATCCGACCGGTATTGGTCCGCGAGTGTTACGGTTGTCACAGCAAACAAGCCGGCCAGTCCAAGGGTGGACTGCGGTTGGACACCCAAGCGGCGATGATCGATGGCGGCGACAGCGGACCGGCGATCGTGCCCGGTGACCTTGAGGCGAGTTTGTTTTTCGGCGCGATCACCCACACCGATTTTGTGATGCCGCCCAAGCGAAAGTTGACCGACGCGGAGATTGCGGATTTCAAAGCCTGGATTTTGGACGGTGCACCGGACCCGCGCGTCGTCACCCCAGTCCAGACGCCCGCGCAAACGATCGATGACGAGACGATTGCCCAGGCCAAGCGAACCTTTTGGGCGTACCAAAAGCCGCGGCGCAGCGAGCCGCCGGAATCGTCGGTTGCTTCTGAGCAATCGACCGCGACAGCGGTCACAACGATCGACCGCTTCTTGGCACGCAAACGCGCCGACGCTGATTTGCAACCGGCCGCCGACGCGCCGGCACAAATCGTGTTGCGACGCCTTTGTTTTGATCTGGTCGGGTTGCCGCCGACGCCCGAACAGCTTCGTTGGTTCGACGACGCATTCGACCAAGACCCCGACGCCGCGGTCGCCCGTGTCGTGGATCGGTTGTTGGATTCGCCACAGTTCGGCGAGCATTGGGGGCGGCACTGGTTGGATGTCGTCCGCTATGCCGAATCGACCGGACGCGAAGTGAACATGACCTATCCCCACGCTTGGCGTTACCGCGACTATGTCATCAATTCGTTCAACGCCGACAAACCGTACAACGAATTCGTCCAGGAACAGATCGCCGGTGATTTGATGCCGGCCGCGGACGACCGGCAGTGGTCCGAGCATCTGGTCGCGACCGGCTTCCTTGCGATCGGCACCAAGAACGTGAACGAACAGAGCGGTGCCCAGTTCGCCGCCGACCTGGCCGACGAACAGATCGACGCGACCACGCGTGTCTTCCTCGGAACCTCGGTCGCCTGTGCGCGGTGTCACGATCACAAATTCGATCCGATCCGCCAAACCGATTACTACGCGATGGCGGGGATCTTTCGCAGCACGAAGACCTTCTTCGGGACGCCGCCGTCGCAGTACGGCAGCTTCGGTGGTCCCCAGCAACGACGGCAAAGCAGTTTGATCTTGTTGCCGACCCCGGATGAAGAACCGATCGGACGATCGTATTCCGCCGACGAGCTTCAGCAATTGCACCAAGACATCCGCGACCGACAAGCCGACTTGGTCGGCCTTCGCAGTGGCAACACGACCTCATCGCGGCGTCCCGGCGCGACGCCCCAACAGATGCGGATTCGATTGACGAACGAGCTGGGCGAATTGTCGGCCAAGTTGGGTGTCGTCGATGAAAACGGCCAGCCGCGGAGCTATTGCATGGGCGTGCAAGACGGTGACACCGTCGGTGACGCTCCGCTTTTGGTTCGCGGCGAGATCGATCAACCGGCCGGCCGAATCAAACGCGACTTGCCGGTCGCGCTCCGTGACGTGTCGTTGAATCCCAAGCCGGGAACCAGCGGGAGACTCGAATTGGCGCGTTGGATCGGCAGCGATGAAAACTCCTTGGCCGCCCGCGTGATGGTCAACCGGATTTGGCAACACGTCTTCGGCCAGGGGATCGTGCCGACGACCGAAGACTTTGGCATGACCGGAACGCCGCCGTCGCATCCCGAATTGCTGGACCATTTGGCGATCGAATTCGTCCAGTCGGACTGGTCGGTCAAAACCATGATCCGCCAAATGATGTTGACGCGGGCCTATCGGATGCAGAGCACCTATGACGTCGCCAGCCACGAAGCGGACCCGGACAATCGCTTGCTGTGGCGGGCCAATGTCAAACGGCTGGGCGCGGAATCGTTGCGCGACGCGATGCTCTCGATCGCCGGCGAGCTGGAAACCGAACGGCCGGTCGGATCCAAGGTCGCCCAAGCCGGTTACACCCGCGTTCGCAACGGTCAGCTGAGCGATCCACGCGACGCCATCCGCCGCAGCCTGCAAACCACGTTGACCAGTCGCCGGGGGCAGGTCGGCCAGATCTTTGATCGGATGCGGAACGGCAGTCCACGCCAGCAAGCCCAGGCGCGCAGCCAATTGCGTTCGGCGATGGGCGACCGTCAGATCCGAGAGATGGCTGCCAGCGCCCACGACGAAGGATCGTTGGACAGCGTTTCGGACGACCATCGCAGTGTCTATTTGCCGGTGGTACGCGACTTCGTGCCGCGTTCCCTGGAAGTGTTCGACTTTGCCGACCCCAGCATGGTGATCGGCACTCGCGAGGCATCCAACACGCCCAATCAGGCGCTGTACATGTTGAACAACCCGCTGACGATGCGGCTGAGTGAATCGTTTGCCGAACGGTTGATCAGCGAAGGCGGATCGACGAAAGAGCGCGTCGAAATGGCATTCGTGTTGGCCTACGGACGTCCGCCGTCGGCCGAAGAACGCGCCGCGTCACATCGGTTCCTCAATTCGTCCGGCTTGCTACCCAAGTCGGCCTACGCGGCATTTTGTCAGTCGCTGTTCGCAGCGGCAGAGTTTCGTTACTTGAATTGA
- a CDS encoding DUF1501 domain-containing protein, whose translation MFTRRDLLKHTSAGFGYLALAGMSSLSRSSAFGAGAEVATNPLAPKPPHFPARAKRVIFLCMQGGPSHVDTFDYKPALASDDGKRGKYGGALLKSPWQFRQRGESGLWISDLFPEVAKHADDLCLIRSMHCDQPVHPGAMTQMHTGTAQFVRPSLGAWTLYGLGTENESLPGFVSLSPPAGSSRNYSSAFLPAIYGGTKVGGAASRFAQAARFISGGGGQSVPDISNPKRTPQQQRRQLDFIQSLNRSQMPAGDGANVEGVIQSYELAFRMQDAMPELMDLSGEDQRTLAMYGADSEPTQTFGRQCLLARRFAEAGVRFIEITHGNWDQHTRLTEDHAARAEACDQPIAALLADLKQRDMLKDTLVMWGGEFGRTPSAQNGNGRNHNNKGYTLWMAGGGTKGGVSYGATDEHGFEAVENPCHVHDWHATVLHLLGLDHTRLTYRYAGRDFRLTDVYGNVVSDIVG comes from the coding sequence ATGTTTACACGTCGCGATCTGCTGAAACACACCTCGGCCGGGTTCGGCTATTTGGCGCTTGCCGGGATGTCGTCGCTTTCCCGATCGTCCGCCTTTGGGGCAGGGGCGGAGGTGGCGACCAATCCGCTGGCGCCTAAGCCGCCGCATTTTCCGGCCCGGGCGAAACGCGTCATCTTCTTGTGCATGCAGGGCGGGCCGTCGCATGTCGACACCTTCGACTACAAACCGGCGCTGGCATCGGACGACGGAAAACGCGGCAAGTACGGTGGCGCGCTGCTGAAGTCGCCGTGGCAGTTTCGCCAACGTGGCGAAAGCGGGCTTTGGATCTCGGATCTGTTTCCCGAGGTCGCCAAGCACGCCGACGATTTGTGTTTGATTCGGTCGATGCATTGCGATCAACCGGTGCACCCGGGTGCGATGACGCAGATGCACACCGGGACGGCGCAGTTTGTTCGGCCCTCGTTGGGTGCCTGGACGTTGTACGGTTTAGGGACGGAGAACGAGAGCCTGCCGGGGTTTGTGTCGCTGAGCCCGCCGGCGGGCAGTTCGCGCAACTACAGCAGCGCGTTCCTGCCGGCCATCTACGGCGGCACCAAAGTCGGTGGGGCGGCGAGCCGGTTTGCCCAAGCGGCACGATTCATCTCCGGCGGCGGTGGCCAATCGGTGCCTGACATCAGCAACCCGAAACGGACGCCCCAGCAGCAACGACGACAACTGGATTTCATTCAATCGCTCAACCGCAGCCAGATGCCGGCCGGTGACGGAGCCAACGTCGAAGGCGTGATCCAGTCCTACGAGCTGGCGTTTCGGATGCAGGACGCGATGCCGGAGTTGATGGATCTATCGGGCGAAGACCAACGCACGCTTGCGATGTACGGTGCCGACTCGGAACCGACGCAAACGTTCGGTCGTCAGTGCTTGCTGGCACGTCGTTTTGCCGAGGCAGGCGTGCGGTTCATCGAAATCACCCACGGCAATTGGGACCAGCACACCCGATTGACCGAGGACCATGCCGCCCGGGCCGAGGCCTGTGATCAGCCGATCGCGGCGTTGTTGGCGGACTTGAAGCAACGCGACATGCTTAAGGACACGTTGGTGATGTGGGGCGGCGAATTCGGTCGGACACCCTCGGCCCAAAACGGCAACGGTCGCAACCACAACAACAAGGGCTACACGTTGTGGATGGCCGGCGGAGGGACGAAGGGGGGGGTGAGCTATGGGGCGACCGACGAACACGGTTTCGAGGCGGTGGAAAATCCGTGCCATGTCCACGATTGGCATGCGACCGTGTTGCATTTGTTGGGTCTGGATCACACTCGGCTGACGTACCGCTACGCCGGACGTGACTTCCGACTGACCGACGTGTACGGCAACGTGGTGAGCGACATCGTGGGGTAA
- a CDS encoding uracil-DNA glycosylase family protein, producing MTNTDVSHTNRQTLVRAARELSDSVDLLSFADPVTHVYNPLSYARKSHEAYLGWVGEDVKVVLLGMNPGPWGMAQTGVPFGEVAAVRDWLQIDQPVDKPPIEHEKRPVEGFQCQRSEVSGRRLWGLFRDQFETPDAFFENHFVLNYCPLVFMESSARNRTPDKLPAEEREKLTAVCDAHLLTVIRTLDPDHLVGVGVYAEACLKRVVQIEGCRATVTRILHPSPASPASNNDWAGKVTKQLKSAGVW from the coding sequence ATGACAAACACCGACGTTTCACACACCAACAGGCAAACGCTTGTCCGGGCCGCGCGAGAGCTTTCCGATTCGGTCGATCTGCTCTCGTTCGCCGATCCGGTCACACACGTTTACAACCCGCTGTCGTACGCCAGGAAGTCGCACGAGGCCTACTTGGGTTGGGTCGGCGAGGACGTCAAGGTCGTGCTGTTGGGGATGAACCCCGGCCCTTGGGGGATGGCTCAAACCGGCGTCCCGTTCGGCGAGGTCGCGGCGGTCCGCGATTGGTTGCAAATCGATCAGCCGGTCGACAAGCCGCCGATCGAGCACGAAAAACGCCCCGTCGAAGGGTTCCAGTGTCAGCGCAGTGAGGTCAGCGGACGTCGTTTGTGGGGGCTGTTTCGGGATCAGTTCGAGACGCCCGACGCCTTTTTTGAAAACCACTTCGTGTTGAATTACTGCCCGCTGGTTTTCATGGAATCCTCGGCCCGCAACCGCACGCCGGACAAGTTGCCGGCCGAGGAACGCGAAAAGCTGACCGCGGTCTGTGACGCGCACCTGCTGACCGTGATCCGCACGCTCGATCCGGATCATCTGGTCGGAGTCGGCGTCTATGCCGAAGCCTGTCTGAAGCGGGTGGTCCAAATCGAAGGCTGCCGCGCCACGGTGACTCGCATTCTGCACCCCAGCCCCGCCTCGCCGGCGTCCAACAACGATTGGGCCGGCAAGGTGACCAAGCAGCTGAAATCGGCAGGGGTTTGGTGA